Genomic window (Rosa chinensis cultivar Old Blush chromosome 6, RchiOBHm-V2, whole genome shotgun sequence):
TATAAATTGTAAATCATAAAAAATAATCCAAAACCGAAATCATCACTAaagcattcccaatgccaaaagcGAAAGCCGATAAATAATTGAGAAATATAAATCcatcgaaaatcccattttcgaaaGTCTTTCAGAAATATCAACATTGgcgaataaaaatataatatttaatttcagaaaataatTTGTTGAAACTCAAcctaaatcataaatccaaataacAAACCAAAATAGAATTCCAAACTCAAGCCAGTTTTCCAATGCAAATCATAAGCTCAATGAATGAtacgataaataaataaataaatcgcTAATTCGAAAGAaaacaaatgcatgcatcaatgaTTTCTTTTAAGAGGCAAGCGGGAAAGTATTAAAGTTTGATTTTCGATTTCAGTTAttctattatttatttttagtccactcacgctaacttTTTTCAATTAGCTTCCCTTGGGACCTTCGGTTTCAAACGCCCAGTTTGCAGATCCGATTAGTTTAAGGTCAGACGTACATGGAGTCAAGGCATACGCTGCTTCCGCAATATAGGATTGATCGATCCTTTATCtttctagtttattttcttGTATATCTTGTGTACaagattgctctgattacctatgggttAAATGTTCTtaggttgagatttgtgttgtgttgtgGAGTTTGTTGTGATTCGAGGAGCAgtgtggctccaggagttgaggATGACATTTGGTATTAGAGGAGCAATTgttttttctacaggttttgagtATTTCACTTTTAGaagaagttccgccaaatttttggtaaatatcTTCTAAGGTGAGCCTCGTAGAGCCATTTCAGATTCCAGGGTGGATCCTGTCAGATTGAACATTTAAATTTTGGTCTAATCTACTTTCGTACATAAGGGATAACTAGCTATTTTACAATCTCTTAACAACGTTCTAAAAAAATTGTGGTTTGACAGAGTTACAGTAGCTGGGATTGGTTGTACTTGGTTTCCATGCATTTTGTCTAAAATCCCAAGTGAAATGTGTAAATATGAGATAGAGAGCTAACAAAGCTAGCTGACATCAATTAGCTAGCAAAGATGACAACTGGACAGCACCAGTATCTTTCAAGATGCCAATAAGATGGAGAACTTATGATGAAAGGTGTAATCTCAGTTCAATGTAAGGGGATCTTTCCACCAATTAGATTTATTTCTTTCAAATGTTTTTCACTTGCATAGTGGAAAATTAAACACGAGGTCAAACTAGAACAGTTCCTTCCATCACAGTAACCGCCTTCCCTCGGAGTAGCACCCTTTGATTTTTCTCATCCAGATGAATGTACAGTGTTCCCCCTCTAGGTGATGCCTGAAATTAAGTACACAATTGTAGTAATATATCATCATAATATATGAACGGACAAAATTGATAAAGTTATGATTAGTGCACAGATGTTACCTGACATGCAACAACATCACACTTTCCCAGTTTCTTGCACCAGTATGGTGCTAAGCCACAATGTGCACTCCCACAAACAGGATCCTTGGAACACAAAAGCATGTTAGTTTTTGTTCTTAAATGGAGTTGAGCATCGATGATAGAAACTTCAAAGTGGAACAAAAAATTTGGTTCCCGAAGATATCAGGCAGTACTATTGTACTAGCTAGAAAGAAACCTGCTAGCATCCTTACCTCATTGATCCCGAATTTCGGGCAGAAGAATCTACTGATAAAATCAAATCCAGACTCTGGAGGAGCAACTCCTGTTACAATCACTCCAGTACCTGGACATTTTTCAATTGCATCTAACTGTGGCAACAAATCTGCAACAGTCTTTCCAGATGCAAGCACCACCTGGAAAATGTAACAAGTCTCAATGAATTAGCACATGCTTAACTCCGCAGTATTTAGAAACACAAATATTGGAATTTGGAAAACATATTCAAATAGTGATGCATATCGTAACAGCCTAATCATTCATGCCATTGTTTatcaaaaaggaaaatatgaaTATCACATCAAGAAAAGGGAATGCAGGATTTACAAGTAGATTATCTGCAACTGTCCTCATTATTTCAACCACAGGAGCACCCCCCAAGGCGTTGGAAATAAACGAAACCTCAGCAGAATTGAATTCAGAAGATGGGTCAGCAGGAAAATTCAGTTCAATAAAATAGTTATCTCGTGCTTCACCATTTTTTAAATGTGAACCGTTGGCTGCCTTAACATGATCTACAACCTTTTTAGCTGTTAGAATTCCAGACAAGGTCGAAAACTCAATAACGTCGGAATCAATCAAACCAGACATAAACAGGGTATAAGCAGCCGCTAATGTTGCATGACCACAAAGCTTAACCTGCAAAAGGATACTATTTTAAGTATTTATACCAAGCTTAACAAGAATTCTATATATCAGTATAAGTCAATTGTCACATCAAATATATCAGGAGCCAAATATCTAAAAGGAATCATTTTCACAAAGTTCTTGTTGAAGATCAAGTTTTTTCAACCGATGATAAAAATTACATGGACCCGGATGAAAGCTAGAAACTCCCAGAGAACTCATGGATCATTTTTACTTTATGAAGGGAAGTAGTAAATAGAGGTGAGCTCAGACCTCTGTAACAGGAGTAAACCATCTGAGTTTGAACCTTGGTGTGGAAGTCAAAGAAGGCGAGTGGTCCGAGCCATTGAGGCGAGTCAAGTAACCTGTCTGAGAGAGATTGAACTCCGTGGCCAGAGCTTGCATCCATTGATCATCTCTGTCTTCCTCTAGAAAGCAAACTGCTGCTGGATTCCCCTTGAAAGCTGAGTCGGTGAAAGCATCCACCTGTTTAAGGGCATTTCAATACTCAACTCTTTCATGCAGTAACTTGCCACGTATAATTCATACACACAGTGACAGACACAAAAGGTacccaagagagagagagataaatagAGTACCACAGAGTATTTCACCGGTTTCTTTGCCATGGAAAATGGTTATGCAGCAGCAGTACACTGTTTGCTGGTGGATAAGACTCTTAATAGACAGAAAAAAGTTTATGCCCGCCGGCGGCTGTCCAAATTTCTATATTTTATCACCGCCTCATAGTACCTTTTCCGAACTTTCCTTTTTCTCTAATTGACCAGTAGATTAGAAGCTAGACTTTTTGGTACGAAAAATACTGGTTTGGTGACTTAGAGATGTAAAGGAAATGGCTAAATTCCAGCGAGAATATTGTTTAGTATTCATTTATTAAGTGGAGATTTTGAATTAACTAATTGCAAACGAACCCACTTCAGCCACACTACCAACCCATGACTAATTCTATGGTGAGCTCTAAGTTCCTCTGTTTGACATATTCTTTCACTCAGGTTATGCATAACTATAGGTTGGCTCTCAATGAAGTGCAATGCTAGTTTTGATTCTGAACCGGCATAAAGCCATAAACAATAGAGGAAACTTGCATATGGTTCTTATTTTGTCCATAAATAACATGGCTCATGAACACATGCCAATATGAGAGAGAGCTAACTAAGCAAAAATAACAGGGTACTCATGAACACATGCTAGAATATAACTATTCATCCACCTAGCTGTTCAATCATTCACACAGTTGGTTCAGTTTTACACAGGACATAGTCATATATAGTGTTAGTATTTGTTTGAACCGACATTTGCATGTTCACTAGAACATAGCTAATGTGCATGGTTATTGAATGACTTCTAATTACAATGAGCTGCTCAACAAGTAATTTGGGCCGGTAGCCAGAAATGTTGGCCAATGAGAGTGGCTCATGGAACCACACCTAACTCATCTCTCTTCCCTAAGTTGACTCATCTCTCTTCCCTAAACCTTAGCAGCGCATGAGTTAGGCTGGCTACATGATGTCAACATGCTTCTTGCACTCTTAGGCCTTGTTTGGTTCACGAAATTGAGGGTAtgggaaatgaaatttcttcatttcctatgtttggtgtgcacaaggaaatgaacaactttctttaaagaaaggaaaatatggGGAAAAGTGAATTCTTTCATCTtctaaataatttatttttccttccaCTTTCCCAGCATAAAATGtgcattaattacataataaaaaTACATAAACTTTTATTACATAAATCATAAACTTTCCAAATAAGTTTCATATCTATCTGACAATCACCCGAATGGTAGTATACCACCCTTTATATGCAATATGTCAAGTTTGTTTGTCCTTATTTTAAGAAGCAATCCCTTGTCTGGAGAATTCCCTCAAGCTTGTAGTCTGTGGTCACATATATTGGTTGTAGATGTCTTGGACAACAATTTGGCTGGCAATATCCCCAGTTCaatgtgtttggctccaaaaccagtatgggtgcaaactgtctcttttgagcgtgtgcgcaggtgtgccagcaccgtggggtgcagtcgtcggagaatcccttgacctgacttcttgatcaaatgtcgtggacgaggagagcaccaacctcgtcaccaggttcttctctatgcctttcggaaaaggacttcttgccttacggataaggctttggttgtgatctcttcgcgacaccgaatcgatactcaacgttataggttgagcagagcaatcactgggaagtttggagaaagcacgggttttgctaaagcgtgactttagcttcgctggtttgcgagggtgttacctttgcttcgctgggttgcaactaggttgcgagtaggtttgctccggagaggctttgataatttgtatgattagttgatttgagagttgtgtttaattcgtccttgaaacctgatatttatacctagggtttcgactgttccttaccatagaaggattattgattaaAGTTTTCTATTCGATCTCCGCTACCTGACTCCAATAatggctcgttttccttatggatcactgAATGAgtgaagctataacccaaactcaagtaggcttatttttgggcagTAGGTATCGGCCTGCTGTGCTAAATCCCCTAAGGGATCTTGctaaaaatacttttgggctcaaacacaatGGGTGTTCCCAGCTCATTAAAAGTATTGAAGCTGAGCAACAGTAATTTTGGGGTCAGATTCCTTCTTCTATATTCCAAAATTGCACCGAGTAGTTGAGTATTGATCTTGGAGGCAATAGATTTATAGAAGGCATACCTCTACAGAGAAAATCAAATGTCTCATCCAAGTTACATATGCTCCGATTGCGATCAAACTTTTTAAGCGGACATATTCCCCATCAATTgtgctctcttccttctcttcacaTCATAGACCTTGGCAACAACAACTTTCTAGGGACCATTCccacaaaaaaaagaagtgatgaaatatatatatatatatatatatatatatatattttagaagAGGGCCAatctgaaataaaataaaatattttgaaaGAGGGCCAATCTGAACAATACTTGATACCTAGCCAACCTGAATGAAAATTGACTCCCTTGATGGCTTACTCTCTTTTGTTGGCCAATTTGGATTTTCTTACTTATTGGCCAACTTgagtgttaatgtttaagattgagcggtagcccaagtctttgttaacgctggtccgatgggcggactgcTACTTGCAACGTTCTCAGAGGTTccactacctgtcaagtaaaatacaaagcggcgtcagagggagaccgcgttgggcggtcttctcttctccgatgcctaagttagtcaatgtatttgtgttgacagaataacagcaagtaagtagtaaatgcgtaattaatgaggagagatgagaaaaccttttataggtggggaaggggccgagctcttccatgttttcaatgtgggactgataagcttcagttcccagcttctggagcctCTGAAgctatcttggcgtggcgcgtcagcagtgatctgggggtgagccggggctcaggcagtagcctgcttggctgtgtttccgtaggtcacaccgttggcggtagttggtaccgctggtggtatcatgagcgtggctcactATAGGTAATTATGCTTGccaatgctcatgtaagtacattgAGATTTTTCATTTGTTGGCTTACTCAAAACAGATTGCTTGTTGGCTTCCATAAGTCATTTTCCCTTGTTAGCTTACCCTTCCTCACTTTGGCTAACTTGAAAATTGTCTCCCTTTATGGCTTACTTTCTCTTACTTGGCCAACTTAGACTTATCTACGAATTGGCCAacttgaactttttcatctgtTGGCTTACCCAAAATAGCTTTGTTGGCTTCCTTGAGATTTTTCATGTGTTGGCCAGCAAGAGCTACAAATTGGCTTTCTTGTGatattttttcatttgttggctAATCCTTGGTGTAGCTTACTTGTTGGCTTCCATAAGCCACTCTCATTTGTTGGCCAACTCCAGTTCTATCAATCGGCTAAACTCGAGTAAGTTATTTGTTGGCCTTCGTTAGCCGATTTGCCGATTCATTCTTCCGTTGGCCGATTTGAACATAAATATTCATTGGCTTCCATGCATCCATTGACTTGTTGGCCACCCATAAGATATATTCACGTGTTGTCCTACTCAGACTTGTTCATTGGCTTACTCATGAACAACTCACTTATCTACTCGAATGTCATTTGATCAAGTTGTCCAATTACTTACTTACTAGAGCGTGAATATAGAAGCCAACTTATCAACTTGGATTTTGGCCAATAAATTTGGTTCGCTAGCAatgtttgtacccacatttgcatgtTCACTCGGACATAGCTAATGTGCATGGTTATTGAATGACTTCTAATTACAATGAGCCTCTCAACAAGTAATTTGGGCTGGTAGCCAGAAATGTTGGCCGATGAATAATTGGACACTTCGTTTGGTCCAAGTTGAGTCAGACAAAAGTTAGGCCTTTAGTTATCAGCCGACCCGTAGTCATCAATTTGAAAAGAGATTTATTGACTGAAAGCTCATCGGCCAATTGTTCAAATCACTCTAGTCGGTTTCCAACTCGAACTCAAATTGGGAAGATAATAGCCGATTGACAGAGAAGGTCGATAAGtgataaagatgaaatttgatcaagttaGTATTTCAATCGAATTGAAGTTCGTTAGCCGATAAGGAGAGTTCAATCTAAGATAGTCTACTTCAAGATTAATTATAGTCGTTGGTGATGACCATCAGAGCCAATCAAGATAGAATCCAGCGTCAAGTCAGTCGACGATAAGTATTGGAGCCaaatcaagatagagtcacttagccaagaggaggccgaattccactcaacttcaaagagtcaagaTATCAGTTCAAGTCACAGAGCAATCAATATAAATAGATGCATCGACAAAAGACATCACACACACAACTCCAtaaactcaagccatcaagaTTTTCTTGTTTTCGACTTACCTTTTGCTTATGTAGAATTTCCGTCTGTTCCTTAGTTAgtttgctctgctagttacaattTCAGTTACTTTACTTTCCTTGTTGCTTAGTGCCTTAGTATCGATTTTgagttgttttctttgttttctttcaaacaatagttaataattttcagccattccatattttagttttgttgttattatcttttatttgctccttCTTGTCTTTATGCTTTGTTTATTTGATCATGTTATTTACTATTCGTAGTTGCATAGTAGCTATCAATCTTGAAGATTGCATTCGTTACGAGTTCACTTTTACAGTTACATGTTATTACTTGGATCCGATTGACTTAAGCCTTGTGACCAGACAATTCGTATTCACTCACACTTTCACAACCACACCTAACTTACCCAACCTTCAGCCACCAAGTCCTTGATCCAGAGGCAGCGAACTATCGgccgagaataagttccttcctcggccaaCAATCGCTTGACAAATTAGAATCACACGCACTACATCTCCgattgcacacttggccttctggctgtgtgctggcacgctccacaATCTATTCATagagaaggacatttgttccttcATCTCTCGGATATctaggccgaggtgattttcagaggcaacatcttttggcacgcccagtgggacactAAATATTTTTAGGCGTTGTTCGTAGCATGCAATTCAATCAATCACAAAATAATTTGTATGAACCGAATACGGCTGACTCAAGTGTCGGCCAACATGGCTATAATTATCAAAATTATGGTTTGGAGCAACTTAATATCGGACGAGGTTACTACCAAACCTTCGGCCAAAATATAAATGGCCAATTGGGTCATGGTAATTGGCAAGGTTATAATTCTAATATACATATGTATGAGCCAACTAATAATTCTATCAGCCAAAATTGCCACTCTCAATTGGCCGATAAAAATTATCATAAGCCGAGGTATACCAATGGTTTCAATTATGGTCAATATAACCAAGATAGTCAATATGGGAACGGTTTGTCTAACTCTACATATGGCTACAATGGGCAATACATCAATGGTAACAATATGGTTATACTTTGGCATATGGTTGTAATGGACAAAGTTATGGCTTCAACCAATTCCAAGTTAAGCCACAAGCTTATAATGGAATCGTTCACAACCAAGTTTCAAGAAATCAAAATGCTTATGCTGGTTTGAATGGTAGAACTGATCAGACCAAACTGAAGGTTGAGGCACCTCAAGACTTTAGAAAAGTTGCCAAGGAAATTGTGGCTAAAGTTTGGGCTAATTGGCCAACCCACCCTTATCATTCCCCCGCTACAAGACCTACCTGGCAACATATATTTTCTGTCTCCTAAAGAAGTTCCAAAACAAGTGGAAGTGATAAGCCTAGTAGACCAAGAAGTAGGAAATTTCGATGAAATAGAGCCTATAGTCAATGAAGAAGAATTCGAAGTAAAAGAGATATATCAGAAAGAAGTCATTGATTCGCCAATCTTTTGGGGAAGTTTTGATGAAccaaattttgtcttcaacataAAGTCATTCCACGATGCATATGAAGACGATGAGCCCAATTATGACCACAATGATCTTGAACTTGGGGGGCTCACTGACCACCATTTGGGGAAACATGAAATTCCTACACTTGAAGACACCAGACACATTGACATGATTATGGAAAACAAAGCCAACCAAGAGAAGGCTTGGTCGACTGAAGTAAACTTTGAAGATGAGATCAAGAAGCCGATTTCTCTGAAAAATGATCATTATGTAGTTGGTTTCAACGACCATTCAATCAAAGAATTTATGCATGTCAACATGGTCACTGGAGACAAAGCCAATTTAAATGAATCGAGGTCGACTAACCTAAATGCAAAAGCCATAATGACTCAATCAAGTTTGCTAGTAGAAGAAACTCATTCTGGAGTTAAGCAAATAGACCATGAGATGAAGATAGATATACAAATCAAGATGGTCATCGGAGATAGAGCCAAATTCAACAAAGTTTTGGCTAAAATAGATGCATGGGTAACCTTGGCCAATCAAGAATTCCATACCACACGACTTACTTTAAGGCCGAAGATCAGGAGAATTTGGTTGATCTATTCTGCATACCTCTTTACGGTTTTCACAAGCATTTAGTCGAAGCTAATGACTCTTGTAGATCAAAGCTTGGAGTCAAGCATCGTTGGCCGCCGCCAGGCCCTCCTGAGTCACTACTCTAACTCGATATTTATGTGTGGCCGTAACTTTATTTTTCTGCCAAGACTCTTTGATCGAGTCTCTTAATTTGCTCAGTTGAACATTATTAGCCAAAACCTTATTTTTGGCTGAGATTCTCTTAAGATACTGCTCAAccatatgatatgcaaatgcaaacCAATCGGCTGAAAGATGAGTACCGAAAACACATACTTTATTTCTTGATAATCAGACCATCATATGGTTGGGAATCAAGCATATATACTCAAGGATTGAAGTTTGAAGAATTTGAGATGAGTGGAAGGGCAGTTCTAGAAGTACTAGAAGCAGTGAGTAGATTGGTAAAAGTAGTTCAACTGGCTAGAAATAATCTAGTTAGAGGTAACCCGTATGGGCTGTTATCCTCGTGGTTGTAAGTCTTCCTTGTAGTTTGATTACATTCTCATAGTGTGTGCTTGATCACTTGGACTTCAAGAGTTAAAATCAGCAGGTATTTACTTCACAttgagggttttactgcgtaAACAAATTCTCGTGTTTTGTCCATTTATGTCATTTAATTTCTATACGTTGGTTGGGCATTTAAATTGTGGTCTAATCTGCTTTCGTACGTAAGGGATAACTTGCTATTTACAATCACTTAACAACGTTCTAAAAAAGCTCTGGTTTCAATTGTCTTTTCTATTCAAGTCCTCGATCTCTAGGCCATTCTAGTACTTTAATTGTTTTATTCCTCGTTTATGATATGATAATCTTAGCCTCCACATTTGTAAGATGTATTAATCTTTTGGAGATATAATATATTTTGGACCTCATCTAACATTATGGACGGGGCAATAACTCTAGACCAATGTTCTTTTTGTACCAATGAAGTGTATCATCCGAGTCTTGGTAATCGAACTGTTTTAAAATCCCAGCAACTGTAATTCTGTCTGAAATGTTGACAGGGTTACAGTAGT
Coding sequences:
- the LOC112169225 gene encoding uncharacterized isomerase BH0283 — protein: MAKKPVKYSVVDAFTDSAFKGNPAAVCFLEEDRDDQWMQALATEFNLSQTGYLTRLNGSDHSPSLTSTPRFKLRWFTPVTEVKLCGHATLAAAYTLFMSGLIDSDVIEFSTLSGILTAKKVVDHVKAANGSHLKNGEARDNYFIELNFPADPSSEFNSAEVSFISNALGGAPVVEIMRTVADNLLVVLASGKTVADLLPQLDAIEKCPGTGVIVTGVAPPESGFDFISRFFCPKFGINEDPVCGSAHCGLAPYWCKKLGKCDVVACQASPRGGTLYIHLDEKNQRVLLRGKAVTVMEGTVLV